The proteins below come from a single Ovis aries strain OAR_USU_Benz2616 breed Rambouillet chromosome 18, ARS-UI_Ramb_v3.0, whole genome shotgun sequence genomic window:
- the LOC101113211 gene encoding Ig mu chain C region membrane-bound form, which yields CDYIDYWGPGLLVTVSSESESHPKVFPLVSCVSSPSDENTVALGCLARDFVPNSVSFSWKFNNSTVSSERFWTFPEVLRDGLWSASSQVALHSSSTFQGTDGYLVCEVQHPKGGKTVGTVMVVAPKVEVLSPVVSVFVPPCNSLSGNGNSKSSLICQATDFSPKQISLSWFRDGKRIVSDISEGQVETVQSSPTTYRAYSVLTITEREWLSQSAYTCQVEHNKETFQKNASSSCDATPPSPIGVFTIPPSFADIFLTKSAKLSCLVTNLASYDGLNISWSHQNGKALETHTYFERHLNDTFSARGEASVCSEDWESGEEYTCTVAHLDLPFPEKSAISKPKDVAMKPPSVYVLPPTREQLSLRESASVTCLVKGFAPADVFVQWLQKGEPVAKSKYVTSSPAPEPQDPSAYFVHSILTVTEEDWSKGETYTCVVGHEALPHMVTERTVDKSTEGEVSAEEEGFENLNTMASTFIVLFLLSLFYSTTVTLFKVK from the exons TGTGACTATATCGACTACTGGGGCCCAGGACTCCTGGTCACCGTCTCCTCAG AAAGTGAATCTCACCCGAAAGTCTTCCCCCTGGTGTCCTGTGTGAGCTCCCCGTCTGATGAGAACACGGTGGCCCTGGGCTGCCTGGCCCGGGACTTCGTGCCCAATTCTGTCAGCTTCTCCTGGAAGTTCAACAACAGCACGGTCAGCAGCGAGAGGTTCTGGACCTTCCCCGAAGTGCTGAGGGACGGCTTGTGGTCGGCCTCCTCTCAGGTGGCCCTGCACTCCTCAAGCACCTTTCAAGGGACGGATGGCTACCTGGTGTGTGAAGTCCAGCACCCCAAGGGAGGAAAGACCGTCGGGACCGTGATGGTGGTCGCTCCAA AGGTGGAAGTGTTGTCCCCCGTCGTGAGTGTCTTTGTCCCGCCTTGCAACAGCCTCTCTGGTAACGGCAATAGCAAGTCCAGCCTCATCTGCCAGGCCACTGACTTCAGCCCCAAACAGATCTCCTTGTCCTGGTTTCGTGATGGAAAGCGGATAGTGTCTGATATTTCTGAAGGCCAGGTGGAGACTGTGCAGTCCTCACCCACAACATACAGGGCCTACAGCGTGCTGACCATCACGGAGCGAGAATGGCTCAGCCAGAGCGCATACACCTGCCAGGTGGAGCACAACAAGGAAACCTTCCAGAAGAACGCGTCCTCTTCGTGTGATGCTA caCCACCGTCTCCCATCGGGGTCTTCACCATCCCCCCATCCTTTGCCGACATCTTCCTCACGAAGTCAGCCAAGCTTTCCTGTCTGGTCACAAACCTGGCTTCCTATGATGGCCTGAACATCAGCTGGTCCCATCAGAATGGCAAGGCCCTGGAGACCCACACTTATTTTGAGAGACACCTCAACGACACCTTCAGCGCCAGGGGCGAGGCCTCAGTCTGCTCGGAGGACTGGGAGTCCGGAGAGGAGTACACCTGCACAGTGGCCCACTTGGACCTGCCCTTCCCAGAAAAGAGCGCTATCTCCAAGCCCAAAG ACGTCGCCATGAAACCGCCGTCCGTGTACGTGCTGCCTCCAACGCGGGAACAGCTGAGCCTGCGGGAGTCAGCCTCCGTCACCTGCCTGGTGAAGGGCTTCGCGCCCGCGGACGTGTTCGTGCAGTGGCTGCAGAAGGGGGAGCCTGTGGCCAAGAGCAAGTACGTGACAAGCAGCCCGGCGCCCGAGCCCCAGGACCCCAGCGCGTACTTCGTGCACAGCATCCTGACAGTGACCGAGGAGGACTGGAGCAAAGGGGAGACCTACACCTGCGTCGTGGGCCACGAGGCCCTGCCCCACATGGTCACCGAGCGGACCGTGGACAAGTCCACCG AGGGGGAGGTGAGCGCCGAGGAGGAAGGCTTCGAGAACCTCAACACCATGGCCTCCACCTTCATTGTGCTCTTCCTCCTGAGCCTCTTCTACAGCACCACGGTCACCCTGTTCAAG GTGAAGTGA